From the genome of Streptomyces sp. NBC_00659, one region includes:
- the rplI gene encoding 50S ribosomal protein L9, which produces MKIILTHEVSGLGAAGEVVDVKDGYARNYLIPRNFAIRWTKGGEKDVEQIRRARKIHEIATIEQANEIKARLEGVKVRLAVRSGDAGRLFGSVTQADVASAIKASGGPEVDKRRIELGSPIKTLGAHETSVRLHPEVAAKVSIEVVAA; this is translated from the coding sequence ATGAAGATCATCCTTACCCACGAGGTCTCCGGCCTCGGTGCCGCCGGCGAGGTCGTCGACGTCAAGGACGGCTACGCTCGCAACTACCTGATCCCGCGGAACTTCGCGATCCGCTGGACCAAGGGTGGCGAGAAGGACGTCGAGCAGATCCGTCGTGCTCGCAAGATCCACGAGATCGCGACCATCGAGCAGGCCAACGAGATCAAGGCCCGCCTCGAGGGTGTCAAGGTCCGTCTGGCCGTTCGCTCCGGCGACGCCGGTCGTCTCTTCGGTTCCGTCACCCAGGCTGACGTCGCTTCGGCGATCAAGGCTTCCGGTGGCCCCGAGGTCGACAAGCGCCGCATCGAGCTGGGCTCGCCCATCAAGACCCTGGGCGCCCACGAGACGTCCGTGCGTCTGCACCCCGAGGTTGCCGCCAAGGTCAGCATCGAGGTTGTCGCTGCCTGA
- the rpsR gene encoding 30S ribosomal protein S18, whose product MAKPPVRKPKKKVCAFCKDKVTYVDYKDTNMLRKFISDRGKIRARRVTGNCTQHQRDVATAVKNSREMALLPYTSTAR is encoded by the coding sequence ATGGCGAAGCCGCCTGTGCGCAAGCCGAAGAAGAAGGTCTGCGCATTCTGCAAGGACAAGGTCACGTACGTGGACTACAAGGACACGAACATGCTGCGGAAGTTCATTTCCGACCGCGGCAAGATCCGTGCCCGCCGCGTGACCGGCAACTGCACGCAGCACCAGCGTGACGTCGCCACGGCTGTGAAGAACAGCCGTGAGATGGCGCTGCTGCCCTACACGTCCACCGCGCGATAA